In Flavivirga abyssicola, the following are encoded in one genomic region:
- a CDS encoding alpha-galactosidase: protein MKRNEFFKTVGLGGLAMASFPLSAQMTSSKSQNILTNAGEQVAFKVKTPLFCPYNSIGLPTQKGGDAYYYQSEAFTHNPFTIEASGMSGSPIIIDAEGKFIGFTTTRGFENAVFSFDGKETLTVGVPEGQELFIDETGAGDEAWKAYNRMMMQRLNFEPIIQHPSFWADVEYCTWSEQKYMATKRHEHFHLLNHKFVEDYLDKIIAYGYPKGKMTLDHGWGMFPAGTINSGFGSWFPDPKKFPDFRKTMEMIVNKGFTPGLWIGFPKIHKDSIKAEKYPELLGAFKQGTNASRKDDIQWLNPKADIFEYASEVISRFYDMGVMKFKIDMSYNTKSDMLHIHKELYRAAKAIDKHIEMEFHVPDIFFTKYTDVTRTNDVWLNDKYDWPARVKTHYKVTHNSSPGRGINLDHIGGNDTKAITEEKFLKHLAMYKTKTGYPLVSVLPHHYGQKCVDKTGEYLWAYEKGPKHIISDFF, encoded by the coding sequence ATGAAAAGAAACGAATTTTTTAAAACCGTAGGGTTAGGAGGGTTAGCAATGGCTAGTTTCCCTCTTAGTGCCCAAATGACTTCATCTAAAAGTCAAAATATACTCACTAATGCTGGAGAACAAGTGGCTTTCAAGGTGAAAACGCCATTATTTTGCCCATATAATAGTATAGGGTTACCCACTCAAAAGGGAGGCGATGCATATTATTATCAATCTGAAGCATTTACTCATAATCCGTTTACAATAGAAGCATCGGGTATGTCTGGGTCTCCAATCATAATAGATGCTGAAGGTAAGTTTATTGGATTTACAACAACCAGGGGGTTCGAAAATGCTGTGTTTAGTTTTGATGGAAAAGAGACCTTAACAGTAGGTGTACCTGAAGGACAAGAACTTTTTATTGATGAAACTGGAGCAGGTGATGAAGCTTGGAAGGCCTATAACAGGATGATGATGCAACGTTTGAATTTTGAACCGATTATACAACATCCCAGTTTTTGGGCCGATGTGGAATATTGCACATGGTCTGAACAAAAATATATGGCCACTAAGCGTCATGAACATTTCCACTTGTTAAACCATAAATTTGTAGAAGATTATTTAGATAAAATCATAGCATACGGCTATCCTAAAGGGAAAATGACGCTAGATCATGGCTGGGGCATGTTCCCTGCTGGTACCATCAATTCAGGTTTTGGTTCTTGGTTTCCAGACCCTAAAAAATTTCCGGATTTTAGGAAGACTATGGAAATGATAGTAAACAAAGGTTTTACACCGGGATTGTGGATAGGCTTTCCTAAAATTCATAAGGATAGTATAAAAGCTGAAAAATATCCAGAGTTATTAGGAGCTTTTAAACAAGGTACAAATGCTTCAAGGAAAGATGATATACAATGGTTGAATCCAAAGGCAGATATTTTTGAATATGCTTCCGAAGTGATATCCAGGTTCTACGACATGGGTGTTATGAAGTTTAAAATTGACATGTCTTATAATACAAAGTCTGATATGCTTCACATTCATAAAGAATTATATCGGGCTGCAAAAGCAATTGATAAACATATCGAAATGGAGTTTCATGTACCCGATATCTTTTTTACGAAATATACGGATGTTACAAGAACAAATGATGTTTGGCTGAATGATAAATACGATTGGCCAGCAAGGGTTAAAACCCATTATAAAGTTACACATAATTCTTCTCCTGGAAGAGGAATAAATTTAGATCATATAGGCGGTAATGATACAAAGGCTATAACTGAAGAGAAATTTTTAAAGCATTTAGCCATGTATAAAACAAAAACAGGATATCCCTTGGTTTCGGTCTTGCCACACCACTACGGACAAAAATGTGTAGATAAAACAGGAGAGTATTTATGGGCGTATGAAAAAGGTCCTAAACATATAATTTCAGATTTTTTCTAA
- a CDS encoding sulfatase has product MISLKTTPFIVLLVLCLGCNNSKAVKKGNVNSTSLPNIIFVLVDDLGYADVGFNGSTYYETPNLDALAKESLVLDNAYMYPTCSPSRTAIFTGKQSFRTGVYTVPVLEKGTAEENIFSRWTVGKEHPIYTEPLANAGYKSIHIGKYHIVGPYPKEELKMQFPIQQKLTQPNPGDFTWVETHKESEVMQYYPEGRGFIKNVGGTFRGDPALEEGGYKSVAGGYWAPFSNPFIEHKPTDDWLTDRLTDEAIEFMDTHKKEPFLINLNYYAVHRPIRARSEEGFQKYMNKPADSILGQGIVKNAKSKELTAKYATMVESVDDNIQRILDYLDKSGLRENTIIILTSDNGYHSIASANKQLRGAKGHIYEGGIKVPMLINWPEKVKPRRSESAVTCLDIFPTFMDLADIDYNGILDGNSVSELFQNDTELFTNRPLFWHLASQWKHGTCSVIRKGNYKLIQFLASGKIELYDLKNDPAESNNLIEEKSGIAEKMRLELVKWRKENNVPLPPNSVLEI; this is encoded by the coding sequence ATGATAAGTTTAAAAACAACCCCTTTCATAGTATTACTTGTTTTATGTTTAGGGTGTAATAATTCCAAAGCAGTTAAAAAAGGAAATGTAAATAGCACTTCTTTACCAAATATCATCTTCGTTTTGGTGGACGATTTAGGTTATGCTGATGTTGGTTTTAATGGTTCGACCTACTATGAAACACCAAATTTAGATGCCTTGGCAAAAGAGAGCTTGGTTTTGGATAATGCCTATATGTATCCAACTTGCTCACCATCAAGAACAGCTATTTTTACTGGAAAACAATCGTTTAGAACAGGAGTTTATACAGTTCCTGTTTTGGAAAAAGGTACTGCGGAAGAGAATATTTTCTCTCGTTGGACAGTAGGCAAAGAGCATCCCATTTACACTGAACCTTTAGCTAATGCAGGTTATAAATCCATTCACATAGGAAAATATCACATAGTCGGGCCCTATCCTAAAGAAGAACTAAAAATGCAGTTTCCAATCCAACAAAAGTTGACCCAACCAAATCCGGGTGATTTTACATGGGTGGAAACACATAAAGAGTCGGAAGTAATGCAGTACTATCCCGAAGGCAGAGGGTTTATAAAAAATGTTGGTGGTACATTTAGAGGTGATCCTGCCCTTGAAGAAGGCGGGTATAAAAGTGTGGCAGGGGGCTATTGGGCACCATTCAGTAACCCCTTTATTGAGCATAAACCCACTGATGATTGGTTAACCGATAGATTAACTGATGAAGCCATAGAATTTATGGATACCCATAAAAAAGAACCGTTTTTAATCAACTTGAATTATTATGCGGTACATCGGCCTATTCGAGCAAGAAGTGAGGAAGGGTTTCAAAAATACATGAATAAACCTGCGGATTCAATACTGGGCCAAGGAATAGTGAAAAATGCAAAATCAAAGGAACTTACGGCGAAATATGCTACAATGGTAGAATCTGTTGATGATAATATTCAGCGTATTTTAGATTATTTAGATAAAAGTGGACTTCGAGAAAATACCATAATCATCCTCACTTCAGATAATGGCTACCATAGCATTGCTAGTGCCAACAAACAATTAAGGGGCGCAAAAGGGCATATTTATGAAGGAGGAATAAAAGTACCAATGCTGATTAATTGGCCAGAAAAAGTGAAACCAAGGCGTTCTGAATCTGCGGTAACCTGTTTAGATATATTTCCGACTTTTATGGATTTGGCGGATATAGATTATAATGGTATTTTGGATGGGAATTCGGTTTCAGAACTATTTCAAAACGATACAGAATTATTTACCAATAGGCCTTTATTTTGGCATTTGGCAAGCCAATGGAAACATGGAACTTGTTCTGTTATTCGCAAAGGCAATTACAAGCTTATTCAGTTTTTGGCCAGTGGCAAAATAGAATTATATGACCTAAAGAATGACCCAGCCGAAAGTAATAATTTGATAGAGGAAAAATCAGGAATTGCTGAAAAAATGCGATTAGAATTAGTAAAATGGCGAAAAGAGAATAATGTACCATTACCACCAAATTCAGTACTTGAAATTTAA
- a CDS encoding EF-hand domain-containing protein produces the protein MKVLKRMILLSIFFFTILSSAQNGGKMKKKFGMVDTDNNNKISLEEMITFYKGKKTKKGTPVDAKAMFLGLDSNDDGKLVLKEFIKPVNRKKASEKSKNIKKVAIKQVSLAKTEKLFGLMNTNGDNVISKSEWVKYQEAKAKKLGKPAKNVNLKFLGTDKDNDGKITIQELLLDVDWKLAKQRQKIQ, from the coding sequence ATGAAGGTCTTAAAGCGTATGATATTGCTTTCAATATTTTTCTTTACCATACTAAGTAGCGCACAGAATGGAGGGAAAATGAAAAAGAAGTTTGGTATGGTAGACACTGATAACAACAATAAGATTTCCTTGGAGGAAATGATAACATTTTATAAAGGAAAGAAAACCAAAAAAGGTACCCCGGTCGATGCCAAAGCTATGTTTCTAGGTCTAGATTCAAATGATGATGGTAAACTTGTTCTCAAAGAATTTATTAAACCTGTTAATAGGAAAAAAGCTTCAGAAAAGTCAAAAAATATTAAAAAGGTTGCCATAAAACAAGTATCATTAGCAAAAACAGAGAAGCTATTTGGATTGATGAATACGAATGGAGATAATGTTATTTCTAAGTCAGAATGGGTTAAATATCAAGAGGCTAAAGCAAAAAAACTAGGAAAACCTGCTAAAAATGTGAATTTGAAATTTTTGGGAACAGATAAGGATAATGACGGTAAGATTACCATCCAAGAACTATTACTAGACGTAGATTGGAAATTGGCAAAACAAAGACAAAAGATACAGTAG
- a CDS encoding PQQ-binding-like beta-propeller repeat protein, whose amino-acid sequence MNKYIYFSKFLVLALLSFSNITYGIQSKVNLKGITSIDTGYTILSVRTAQNNGEPYIVANSFEGTVLGVSYSGEVLFKNQLSGYMNHDIWCGDINGDGIDEIVTANADGYVYCLDNKGDLLWKFGKNSAPMYALCTVIKDNKAYVVAGGFDKSIYYISPNGELIKEIKSSTFSIEDPRHKSNKNLPEKHVSTSNFIRTVTKADGTQSLVVLGTNNHMQTPGTLYFFDIMEDIPFKKVKIQAPKELRKKIRIRPIGHLNTLDINNDGADEIILGASAHANDLLVTTYDVTNANFTYKRIGKVKFGYDIVHNTSIKEKGEVLYLSRLGSQIRLYKPGKDTKEERLHGNYAYNDLWKDPITNKVILASAQSGGSGIHIIDTENKSWKKTFEKLEPIGKIETILKNTKNIRKDLEAFKKPEYQNSSQTVYFMTESVPGNLQGLKSEITSNYSSPVFLNSMFMRNVENWDRSGMANEKYRKGRDRRKRYTLNHEEALNQIVKGLEGEPGIAYWAGHGNDPYMFSLKTTKKVIDKAKGKKVVLIYPEMEDHSENLDFLVNDLTYPLASYAKGKNANIFLRNKNIFWLGSNHLKPWSRLMSGEFADVFVPSMEETTDKSMELSLAGRTGIWASGAVNGWGTRAVPDNTSFDRSRQLGYQRLPNHFLRMLIFHTAYGAQFINNFSVDQDYMSMYWELIAKGALYVPKRSEVLSFSPVHLSIKEPDHHFIEDGVNVKWTTFYNEKFEKNNPFVFSRLNGSWLGAPVTQWDFSKYAAGVKDRRLNFLAPYENGLVLITPPQDGVFADKNSKRGSLQDNLHPIYKGKMTEYITDGRNYYSADGKQTYKADEYYKIIEKEIKEKANHLPVTVTGDVAWVVSQISPKHLRLTLIDNGYINPEKSTAKVRFNGIIIKNIADILSKEVFKTKENTVDIKIPLGGFLFIDIELKEKL is encoded by the coding sequence ATGAATAAATACATATATTTTTCAAAATTTCTAGTATTAGCACTTCTTTCTTTTTCGAATATCACATACGGAATTCAAAGCAAAGTAAATTTAAAAGGTATCACAAGTATCGATACAGGCTATACTATTTTAAGTGTACGAACAGCTCAAAATAATGGAGAGCCGTATATAGTTGCCAATAGCTTTGAGGGAACCGTTTTAGGTGTTTCTTATAGTGGAGAGGTTCTTTTTAAAAATCAGTTATCTGGTTATATGAACCATGATATATGGTGTGGAGATATTAATGGGGATGGCATTGATGAAATTGTTACGGCAAATGCAGATGGTTATGTATACTGTTTAGACAACAAAGGAGATTTACTTTGGAAATTCGGCAAAAATAGCGCACCCATGTATGCATTATGTACTGTTATTAAAGATAACAAAGCCTATGTAGTGGCAGGTGGATTTGATAAAAGTATTTACTATATCTCTCCAAATGGTGAATTGATTAAGGAAATAAAATCATCAACCTTTTCAATAGAAGATCCTAGGCACAAAAGCAATAAAAACTTGCCTGAAAAACATGTTAGTACTTCAAACTTTATAAGAACAGTTACGAAGGCAGATGGAACACAGTCTCTTGTGGTTTTAGGAACCAATAATCATATGCAAACCCCAGGAACATTATATTTCTTTGATATAATGGAAGACATTCCTTTTAAGAAAGTAAAAATTCAAGCACCTAAAGAACTAAGAAAAAAAATTAGAATTAGGCCCATAGGACACTTAAATACATTAGATATAAATAATGATGGAGCAGATGAAATAATTTTGGGAGCTTCAGCACATGCAAACGATTTGCTTGTTACTACGTACGATGTGACTAATGCTAATTTTACATACAAGCGTATAGGGAAAGTTAAATTTGGATATGATATTGTGCACAATACTTCAATTAAAGAAAAAGGAGAAGTTTTGTATCTGTCTAGATTAGGTAGTCAAATTAGACTGTATAAACCAGGTAAAGATACCAAAGAAGAAAGGCTTCATGGAAATTACGCATATAATGATTTATGGAAAGACCCCATAACAAATAAAGTCATTCTTGCCAGCGCACAAAGTGGAGGAAGTGGCATACATATTATTGATACAGAAAATAAAAGCTGGAAAAAAACTTTCGAAAAATTAGAACCTATTGGTAAAATTGAAACTATTTTAAAAAATACCAAAAATATAAGAAAAGATTTAGAAGCTTTTAAAAAACCTGAATATCAAAACAGTTCTCAAACTGTTTATTTTATGACAGAATCTGTTCCTGGTAACCTTCAAGGTTTAAAAAGTGAAATAACCAGTAATTACAGTAGTCCGGTATTTTTAAACTCTATGTTTATGCGTAATGTAGAGAACTGGGATAGATCGGGTATGGCTAATGAAAAGTACAGAAAAGGACGCGATCGCAGAAAGCGTTATACACTTAATCATGAAGAAGCTCTAAATCAGATTGTAAAAGGCCTTGAAGGTGAGCCAGGAATTGCTTATTGGGCTGGTCATGGTAACGATCCTTATATGTTCAGTCTAAAAACTACTAAAAAAGTTATAGATAAGGCAAAGGGTAAGAAAGTAGTACTTATTTACCCTGAAATGGAAGATCATTCTGAGAATCTAGATTTTTTAGTAAATGATTTAACCTATCCGTTAGCAAGTTATGCAAAAGGTAAAAATGCAAATATCTTTTTACGTAATAAGAATATTTTTTGGTTAGGATCAAATCATCTTAAGCCATGGTCTAGATTAATGTCGGGGGAGTTCGCAGATGTATTTGTTCCCTCAATGGAAGAGACCACCGATAAGTCTATGGAGTTAAGTTTAGCTGGTAGAACAGGAATATGGGCTAGTGGTGCTGTTAATGGCTGGGGGACTAGGGCTGTACCAGACAACACTTCTTTTGACCGATCTAGGCAGTTGGGGTATCAAAGATTGCCAAACCATTTTTTAAGAATGCTAATTTTTCATACAGCTTATGGGGCACAGTTCATTAATAATTTTTCGGTAGATCAAGACTATATGAGTATGTACTGGGAACTTATCGCAAAAGGAGCCTTGTACGTACCCAAACGGTCTGAAGTTTTAAGTTTTTCACCTGTTCATCTTAGTATTAAAGAACCAGATCATCATTTTATTGAAGACGGTGTCAATGTAAAATGGACGACCTTTTACAATGAGAAATTTGAAAAGAATAACCCCTTTGTGTTTAGCAGATTGAATGGCTCTTGGTTGGGTGCTCCAGTCACCCAATGGGATTTTTCTAAATATGCTGCTGGAGTAAAAGATAGACGATTAAACTTTTTAGCACCCTATGAAAATGGTTTAGTGTTAATTACACCCCCACAAGATGGTGTTTTTGCAGATAAGAATAGCAAAAGAGGCAGCCTGCAAGATAATTTGCATCCTATTTACAAAGGTAAGATGACCGAGTATATTACAGACGGTCGCAATTATTATTCGGCCGATGGAAAACAAACTTACAAAGCCGATGAATACTATAAAATTATTGAAAAAGAGATTAAGGAAAAGGCTAACCATTTGCCAGTAACCGTTACGGGAGATGTCGCTTGGGTTGTTTCCCAAATATCTCCAAAACATTTAAGGCTTACTTTAATAGATAACGGCTATATAAACCCTGAAAAAAGCACAGCCAAGGTTAGGTTCAATGGTATAATTATAAAAAACATTGCGGATATTTTAAGTAAAGAAGTATTTAAGACTAAGGAAAATACTGTAGATATCAAAATTCCATTAGGAGGATTTCTTTTTATTGATATTGAGCTAAAAGAAAAGTTATAA
- a CDS encoding T9SS type A sorting domain-containing protein, translating into MKTQLLKNLTLVLALVVSMSMSAQQNFDFTALDCNASKYTATEATLTCDNTGFTLTPSGSKSFFEFRISNTKTDGQNRVIINYTNNSNADGIFFRAGGGVDLQGATVVDLGPSSVVYEFSDPGFTDPDGGGGATGGKIQLRSRFVNKAGDPIVGNVLITSLEVDNQGTLSLDDVFAKANTIVTVKNREIVVKNTPENSKIEVYNMIGQSVDKANLASGIYVVKVSADRATLTKKVLVQ; encoded by the coding sequence ATGAAAACACAATTACTTAAAAATTTAACCTTGGTTCTGGCTTTAGTTGTATCTATGTCAATGTCTGCCCAACAAAATTTTGATTTTACCGCTTTAGACTGTAATGCGAGTAAATATACTGCAACTGAAGCTACACTTACCTGTGATAATACTGGTTTTACATTGACTCCTTCTGGTAGTAAGTCCTTTTTCGAATTTAGAATTAGTAATACAAAAACAGATGGTCAAAATAGAGTGATCATTAATTATACCAATAATTCTAATGCTGATGGCATTTTTTTTAGAGCAGGGGGTGGAGTAGATTTGCAAGGTGCTACTGTAGTAGATTTAGGGCCCTCATCTGTAGTGTATGAATTTTCGGATCCAGGTTTTACAGATCCTGATGGTGGTGGAGGTGCTACTGGAGGTAAAATTCAATTAAGATCAAGATTTGTAAACAAAGCTGGAGACCCTATAGTAGGTAATGTACTTATTACTTCCTTAGAAGTTGATAATCAAGGGACGCTTAGTTTGGATGATGTATTTGCTAAGGCAAACACAATAGTAACTGTAAAGAATAGAGAAATTGTAGTAAAAAACACACCAGAAAACAGTAAGATTGAAGTATACAATATGATTGGTCAGTCTGTAGATAAGGCTAACTTGGCTTCTGGCATATACGTAGTAAAAGTATCAGCAGATAGAGCAACTTTAACGAAGAAAGTTCTGGTGCAGTAG